The following proteins are co-located in the Polystyrenella longa genome:
- a CDS encoding CPBP family intramembrane glutamic endopeptidase: MAVSYVKKKKETIPLTYWEESRQPWACLLFLTPLIGLYEFGVWYLADQRTPDALRNGADAWMRSWLGTAGLNGTVWAPMAVLLVLFLWHLLSWGKWKVSGETLVGMLAESLIFALGLIVVGQTQGLIFQQVVGNIPLSIFSSENVSRAVTFIGAGIYEEFLFRLCLLPACYGFFRLIKVPVRWATIGAIVWTSLIFSAAHYIGAGADTFQLFTFVFRAVAGGFFACLFCFRGFGITVGCHATYDLLVGLYMAANINQG, translated from the coding sequence ATGGCTGTCAGTTATGTAAAAAAAAAGAAAGAGACGATTCCTCTCACGTATTGGGAAGAATCTCGACAACCTTGGGCCTGTCTGCTTTTTTTGACGCCACTGATTGGCCTGTATGAATTCGGCGTCTGGTATCTCGCCGATCAGCGAACCCCCGATGCCTTGCGAAACGGAGCTGATGCCTGGATGAGATCCTGGCTGGGCACTGCCGGGCTTAATGGAACTGTCTGGGCTCCAATGGCAGTGCTGCTCGTTCTCTTCTTGTGGCATCTCCTGTCTTGGGGAAAGTGGAAAGTTTCCGGAGAGACGCTCGTCGGGATGCTGGCCGAAAGTCTGATCTTTGCCTTGGGATTAATTGTCGTCGGACAAACGCAGGGTCTGATATTTCAACAGGTGGTGGGAAACATCCCGCTTTCCATCTTCTCTTCGGAGAATGTATCACGGGCGGTTACGTTTATCGGCGCTGGAATCTATGAGGAATTTCTGTTCCGGCTGTGCCTGCTCCCCGCCTGTTACGGTTTTTTCCGGTTGATTAAAGTTCCCGTTCGCTGGGCAACAATAGGTGCAATCGTCTGGACCAGTCTGATTTTCTCTGCCGCGCATTATATAGGTGCGGGCGCGGATACATTCCAACTGTTTACATTCGTGTTTCGTGCCGTCGCGGGCGGGTTTTTTGCGTGCCTCTTCTGCTTTCGAGGCTTCGGAATCACTGTTGGCTGCCATGCGACCTACGACCTACTCGTGGGTCTCTACATGGCTGCCAACATTAATCAAGGTTAG